A genomic stretch from Flavobacterium humidisoli includes:
- a CDS encoding lipoprotein signal peptidase: MSLRKAYFLIFLVLIVDQLSKIYVKTNFVLGEEFVIADWFRIHFIENEGMAWGTKIPGEYGKLILTVFRIFAVVGIGWWLSDSVKKRHSNYLIAAIALIFAGAAGNIIDSVFYGVIFDDSTHNLATIFSPVPYGTWFHGLVVDMFYFPIWEGELPSWLPLFGGKHFAFFNAIFNVADVAISTGVGILLVFNKRAFPKH; encoded by the coding sequence ATGTCATTACGAAAAGCGTATTTCCTTATATTTCTAGTTTTAATTGTTGATCAGCTTTCTAAGATTTATGTCAAAACAAATTTCGTTTTAGGCGAAGAATTTGTTATTGCTGATTGGTTTAGAATTCATTTTATTGAAAATGAAGGAATGGCTTGGGGAACAAAAATTCCTGGAGAATATGGAAAATTAATTTTGACAGTATTCAGAATCTTTGCAGTTGTTGGAATTGGATGGTGGCTTTCTGATTCAGTAAAAAAGCGTCATTCGAATTATTTAATAGCGGCTATTGCATTAATCTTTGCTGGAGCAGCAGGAAATATTATTGATTCTGTTTTCTACGGAGTTATTTTTGATGATAGTACACATAACTTAGCGACTATTTTTTCTCCAGTTCCATACGGGACATGGTTTCACGGTTTGGTTGTAGATATGTTTTATTTTCCTATTTGGGAAGGAGAACTCCCAAGTTGGCTTCCATTATTTGGCGGAAAACACTTTGCTTTCTTCAATGCGATTTTTAATGTAGCCGATGTGGCAATTTCTACAGGTGTAGGTATACTTTTAGTTTTCAACAAAAGAGCTTTTCCAAAACACTAA
- a CDS encoding roadblock/LC7 domain-containing protein: MNEITTTLNDFLVSTKSTAALILNGKGKLITSLNLDYGDSIAAMSAAILSMSEKFLIDLEKGSLKQLYLKSAEGVIVGNKISGSNFIVAFSKEGSNLALLMRSTEEVSVELSKNSLLK; encoded by the coding sequence ATGAATGAAATCACAACTACACTAAACGACTTTCTTGTCAGCACAAAATCTACTGCTGCATTAATTTTAAATGGAAAAGGAAAACTAATTACTTCCTTAAATCTTGATTATGGCGACAGTATTGCCGCAATGAGTGCAGCTATTCTATCTATGAGCGAAAAATTCTTAATTGATTTGGAAAAAGGCTCTCTAAAACAACTATATCTAAAAAGTGCCGAAGGCGTCATTGTTGGAAACAAAATAAGCGGCTCTAACTTTATCGTTGCTTTCTCTAAAGAAGGAAGTAACTTAGCATTATTGATGCGCTCTACAGAAGAAGTCTCTGTAGAATTAAGCAAAAATTCCCTATTGAAATAA
- a CDS encoding TraR/DksA family transcriptional regulator — MIDEITRYSDADLAEFKEIIQAKIKKAQEDLDLIKSAYMNDLNNGTDDTSPTFKAFEEGSETMSKEANSQLAIRQEKFIRDLKNALFRVENKTYGICKVTGKLISKERLKIVPHATMSIEAKNLQR; from the coding sequence ATGATAGATGAAATTACAAGATACTCTGATGCAGATTTAGCAGAGTTCAAAGAAATAATCCAAGCAAAAATTAAAAAAGCACAAGAAGATCTTGATTTGATCAAAAGTGCCTATATGAACGATTTGAATAACGGTACTGACGATACTTCTCCAACTTTTAAAGCTTTTGAAGAAGGAAGTGAGACCATGTCAAAAGAAGCAAACTCTCAGTTGGCTATCAGACAAGAGAAATTCATTCGTGACTTAAAAAATGCTTTATTCCGTGTAGAAAACAAAACTTACGGTATCTGCAAAGTAACAGGTAAATTAATTAGCAAAGAAAGGCTTAAAATCGTTCCTCATGCAACAATGAGTATCGAAGCTAAAAACTTGCAAAGATAA
- the ileS gene encoding isoleucine--tRNA ligase, with protein sequence MSTKFTEYKGLDLPTVASEVLDFWKKENIFEKSVTTREGAEPFVFFEGPPSANGLPGIHHVMARAIKDIFCRYKTQKGFQVKRKAGWDTHGLPVELGTEKELGITKEDIGKTISIEEYNEACKKTVMRYTDVWNDLTEKMGYWVDMEDPYVTYKPKYMESVWWLLKQIYDKGLLYKGYTIQPYSPKAGTGLSSHEVNQPGAYRDVTDTTIVAQFKTLPETLPSFLQGFGDIHILAWTTTPWTLPSNTALTVGPKIDYVLVKTFNQYTFEPINVVLAKNLVGKQFGKGYFLSEDDADFDNVKAGDKKLPYKILTEAKGADLVEIRYEQLLPYVLPFENAENAFRVIAGDFVTTEDGTGIVHTAPTFGADDAKVAKEAKPEVPPMLVLDENGTPVPLVDLQGRFTSHVGDLAGKYVKNEYYDAGQAPEKSVDVEIAIRLKEENKAFKVEKYVHSYPHSWRTDEPLLYYPLDSWFIKVTDVKDRMFDLNETINWKPKSTGEGRFGNWLKNANDWNLSRSRYWGIPLPIWRTEDKTEEVIIGSVEELYNAIEKSIEAGFQKENPFKGFEIGNMSESNYDLIDLHKNVVDRLTLVSASGKAMKRESDLIDVWFDSGAMPYAQWHYPFENKEKIDGNKDFPANFIAEGVDQTRGWFYTLHAIGTLVFDKIAYKNVVSNGLVLDKNGIKMSKSKGNTIDPFKTIAENGPDATRWYMIMNANPWDNLKFDLEGIAEVKRKFFGTLYNTYSFFSLYANIDGFKYAEAEIPLNERPEIDQWIISELHSLIKFVDECYEDYEPTKATRAISDFVQENLSNWYVRLCRRRFWKGEYAKDKIAAYQTLYTCLLTISKLSAPVAPFFMDKLYRDLTTSTGSEDFASVHLAEFPKFVENFVNKTLESKMQKAQTISSLVLSLRKKEMIKVRQPLQKVMIPVLDENQRAEIEAISDLVKAEVNVKEIELLDDASGILVKQIKPNFKALGPRFGKDMGLISKEIQGFSADQINQLDKQGTLNIVIAGNSVTLSLEDVEITSQDIEGWLVANSNGITVALDITLTEELKNEGIARELVNRIQNIRKDSGFEVTDKIKVQIKRNGILEEAVLKNEDYIKSETLTDELVFADALENGTEIEFDDIKTIILISK encoded by the coding sequence ATGAGTACAAAATTTACTGAATACAAAGGACTTGACTTACCAACTGTAGCGTCTGAAGTTCTTGATTTTTGGAAGAAAGAAAATATATTTGAAAAGAGTGTAACAACTCGCGAAGGTGCTGAGCCTTTCGTATTTTTTGAAGGTCCGCCTTCAGCAAACGGATTGCCTGGTATTCACCACGTAATGGCGCGTGCGATTAAAGATATTTTTTGCAGATATAAAACTCAAAAAGGTTTTCAGGTAAAAAGAAAAGCTGGATGGGATACTCACGGTTTGCCTGTTGAATTGGGTACCGAAAAAGAATTAGGAATTACAAAAGAAGATATTGGTAAAACCATTTCGATCGAAGAATATAACGAAGCGTGTAAAAAAACCGTTATGCGTTATACGGACGTATGGAATGATTTGACCGAAAAAATGGGTTATTGGGTAGATATGGAAGATCCGTATGTGACTTACAAACCTAAATATATGGAATCTGTTTGGTGGCTTTTGAAACAAATCTACGATAAAGGTTTGTTGTACAAAGGATACACAATTCAGCCTTACTCTCCAAAAGCAGGAACTGGATTGTCTTCTCACGAAGTAAACCAGCCTGGAGCGTATCGTGATGTAACAGATACTACAATCGTAGCTCAGTTTAAAACTTTGCCAGAAACATTGCCTTCATTCTTGCAAGGTTTTGGAGACATCCACATTTTAGCTTGGACGACGACTCCCTGGACACTTCCGTCAAATACAGCTTTGACAGTTGGGCCAAAAATCGATTATGTTTTAGTTAAAACATTCAATCAATATACTTTTGAGCCAATCAATGTTGTTTTGGCTAAAAACTTAGTTGGAAAACAATTCGGAAAAGGATATTTCTTAAGTGAAGACGATGCTGATTTTGATAACGTAAAAGCTGGAGATAAAAAACTTCCATATAAAATCTTAACCGAAGCAAAAGGAGCAGATTTAGTAGAAATCCGTTACGAGCAATTATTGCCTTATGTATTGCCTTTTGAAAATGCTGAAAATGCATTTAGAGTAATTGCGGGTGATTTTGTTACAACTGAAGATGGAACAGGAATTGTGCATACAGCTCCGACTTTTGGTGCAGATGATGCTAAAGTAGCAAAAGAAGCAAAGCCAGAAGTTCCGCCAATGTTGGTGTTAGACGAAAACGGAACTCCAGTTCCATTAGTAGATTTACAAGGAAGATTCACTTCTCATGTAGGTGATTTGGCTGGTAAATACGTTAAAAACGAATATTACGATGCAGGACAAGCTCCAGAGAAATCTGTAGATGTTGAAATCGCTATTCGTTTAAAAGAAGAAAACAAAGCTTTTAAAGTTGAAAAATACGTGCACAGTTATCCACACAGCTGGAGAACAGACGAGCCGTTATTATACTATCCTCTAGATTCATGGTTCATCAAAGTAACCGATGTAAAAGATAGAATGTTCGACCTGAACGAAACTATCAATTGGAAACCTAAATCTACTGGTGAAGGACGTTTTGGAAATTGGCTTAAAAATGCCAACGATTGGAACTTATCTCGTTCTAGATATTGGGGAATTCCGTTGCCAATTTGGAGAACAGAAGATAAAACAGAAGAAGTTATTATCGGTTCTGTTGAAGAATTGTACAATGCAATCGAAAAATCAATCGAAGCAGGTTTTCAAAAAGAAAATCCGTTTAAAGGATTTGAAATCGGAAACATGTCTGAGTCAAATTATGATTTGATCGATTTGCATAAAAATGTTGTTGATAGGCTTACTTTAGTTTCTGCTTCTGGAAAAGCAATGAAGCGCGAAAGTGATCTAATCGACGTTTGGTTCGATTCTGGAGCAATGCCTTATGCGCAATGGCATTATCCTTTTGAAAACAAAGAAAAAATTGATGGCAACAAAGATTTTCCAGCAAATTTCATTGCAGAAGGAGTAGATCAGACTCGCGGATGGTTTTATACTTTGCATGCAATCGGAACTTTGGTTTTTGATAAAATAGCATACAAAAACGTAGTTTCAAACGGTTTGGTTTTGGATAAAAATGGAATTAAAATGTCTAAGAGTAAAGGAAATACCATAGACCCATTTAAAACCATTGCAGAAAACGGTCCAGATGCTACCCGCTGGTATATGATTATGAATGCAAATCCTTGGGATAACTTGAAGTTTGATCTTGAAGGAATTGCTGAGGTTAAACGTAAATTCTTCGGAACGCTTTACAATACCTATTCATTCTTCTCGCTATATGCTAACATCGACGGATTTAAATATGCAGAAGCTGAAATTCCGTTAAATGAAAGACCAGAAATCGATCAATGGATTATTTCTGAGTTACACTCTTTAATCAAATTTGTTGACGAATGCTACGAAGATTATGAGCCAACAAAAGCGACAAGAGCAATTTCTGACTTCGTTCAGGAAAACTTAAGTAACTGGTATGTTCGTTTATGTCGTCGTCGTTTCTGGAAAGGAGAATATGCAAAGGATAAAATTGCAGCTTACCAAACGCTTTATACTTGTTTGCTTACAATCAGTAAACTAAGCGCTCCGGTAGCTCCATTTTTTATGGATAAATTATACCGTGATTTAACAACTTCAACGGGAAGTGAGGATTTTGCTAGTGTTCACTTGGCTGAATTCCCAAAATTTGTCGAAAACTTTGTTAATAAAACGTTGGAAAGCAAAATGCAGAAGGCGCAAACAATCTCTTCTTTGGTGTTGTCACTACGTAAAAAAGAAATGATTAAAGTTCGTCAACCTCTGCAAAAGGTAATGATTCCAGTACTTGACGAGAATCAGCGTGCTGAAATCGAAGCTATTTCTGACCTTGTAAAAGCCGAAGTAAACGTTAAGGAAATAGAACTTTTAGACGATGCTTCTGGTATTTTGGTTAAGCAAATTAAGCCTAATTTTAAAGCTCTTGGTCCACGTTTTGGGAAAGACATGGGCTTGATTTCTAAGGAGATACAAGGTTTTTCTGCAGATCAGATCAATCAGCTGGACAAGCAAGGAACGCTAAATATTGTTATTGCAGGAAATAGTGTAACTTTATCATTAGAAGATGTGGAAATTACATCACAAGATATCGAAGGATGGTTGGTTGCTAATTCAAACGGAATAACAGTTGCGCTTGATATTACTCTTACCGAAGAATTAAAAAATGAAGGTATCGCTAGAGAGTTAGTAAATAGAATACAAAACATTCGTAAAGATTCAGGATTTGAGGTTACGGATAAGATTAAAGTTCAAATAAAAAGAAACGGTATTTTAGAAGAAGCTGTTTTAAAAAATGAAGACTATATTAAGTCTGAAACATTAACAGACGAACTGGTTTTTGCTGACGCTTTAGAAAACGGCACAGAAATTGAGTTTGATGACATTAAAACCATTATATTAATTTCAAAATAG
- a CDS encoding T9SS type A sorting domain-containing protein — MRTKLLILCLLTVSFAKSQNLLQNGSFENFTDTTPNSWFFLTGATSQQSTIFSDGISSLDVSPVGFFPVQLPNAIFSQDFTVSDLETYTLKFDYFIPGTSLTNYISSLTFEISKNGNEAIFAPPPTPTNAITYGTWKTVTYDFKIAMFNSGYTSASLKLNYVVSIDQDLADHHIYFDNVSIVKKSTLGTVDFDKKANPIASMSKEEIRLNSDFKNSSYVIYSIDGKAVKRVNNNSSEIIGISGLPNGVYLLKLNDLGTSVKFIK, encoded by the coding sequence ATGAGAACAAAATTACTTATCCTATGCTTACTTACAGTAAGTTTTGCAAAAAGCCAGAATCTTCTACAAAACGGTAGTTTTGAGAATTTTACTGATACAACTCCTAATTCATGGTTTTTTTTAACAGGAGCGACCTCACAACAAAGTACAATATTTAGCGACGGAATTTCAAGTCTTGATGTTTCGCCTGTAGGATTTTTTCCTGTTCAATTACCTAATGCTATTTTCTCTCAGGATTTCACAGTAAGTGATTTAGAAACTTACACTTTAAAATTTGATTATTTCATTCCTGGCACCAGTTTGACTAATTACATTAGTAGCCTAACATTTGAAATTTCCAAAAATGGCAATGAGGCAATTTTCGCTCCACCACCAACTCCTACAAATGCTATTACTTATGGCACTTGGAAAACGGTAACTTATGATTTTAAAATAGCAATGTTCAATTCTGGATACACTTCCGCAAGTCTTAAACTAAACTATGTTGTAAGTATCGACCAAGATTTGGCAGATCACCACATATACTTTGATAATGTAAGCATCGTTAAAAAATCTACTTTAGGAACTGTTGATTTTGACAAAAAAGCCAACCCGATAGCATCTATGTCTAAAGAAGAAATAAGATTAAACAGCGATTTTAAAAATTCTTCTTATGTAATTTATTCTATTGATGGTAAAGCCGTAAAAAGAGTAAACAACAACTCTTCTGAAATCATCGGAATTTCTGGATTACCAAACGGAGTTTATTTATTAAAATTAAACGACTTAGGCACTTCAGTTAAGTTCATCAAATAA
- the recO gene encoding DNA repair protein RecO, with protein sequence MLVKTKAIVISSLKFQEKSLIVKCFTLSSGLKSYFVRDAFSSRKASQKIAYFQPFSILEIEAVHKNKGTLENFKEIKSAVPFQTIHTDIVKSTMVMFLSEMLHYSIQEEEKNEQLFLFLETALTWLDHHDEISNFHLILLLEITKYLGFYPDISEIDLPFFEMNEGVFTLFQKGNVLSEHETNLFKKLLELKFDNDQKVFHVLERQILLKILIDYYSLHLEGFKRPKSLEILKEVFS encoded by the coding sequence GTGCTCGTCAAAACAAAAGCCATAGTAATTTCATCTTTAAAATTTCAGGAGAAAAGCTTGATTGTAAAATGTTTTACACTTTCAAGCGGACTGAAATCTTATTTTGTGCGCGATGCTTTTTCAAGCAGAAAGGCAAGTCAGAAAATTGCTTATTTTCAGCCTTTTTCGATTTTAGAAATTGAAGCTGTTCATAAGAATAAAGGAACTTTAGAGAATTTTAAAGAAATAAAAAGTGCTGTTCCGTTTCAGACTATTCATACTGATATTGTGAAAAGTACTATGGTAATGTTCTTGTCCGAAATGCTTCATTATTCCATTCAAGAAGAAGAAAAAAACGAGCAGCTATTTCTTTTTTTAGAAACGGCGCTAACTTGGCTGGACCATCATGATGAAATTTCTAATTTTCATTTGATTCTGCTTTTAGAAATCACAAAATATCTTGGTTTCTATCCTGATATCTCTGAAATTGATTTGCCTTTTTTTGAAATGAATGAAGGCGTTTTTACACTTTTTCAAAAAGGAAATGTGCTTTCAGAGCACGAGACCAATCTGTTTAAGAAACTATTGGAATTAAAATTCGATAACGATCAAAAAGTCTTTCATGTTTTAGAAAGACAGATTCTTCTTAAAATTCTAATTGATTATTACAGTCTGCATTTGGAAGGTTTTAAAAGGCCGAAATCTTTGGAGATTTTAAAAGAGGTTTTTTCTTAA
- a CDS encoding T9SS type A sorting domain-containing protein → MKKVFFCGLFLLLIQFCGAQSKLSWQGYFSFNEIKDISESATTVFAASENALFSKNSATNVLKTTTTVDGLSGQTISAVYYSEASKKTIIGYENGLMILINEVDGSILKVVDIINKQLPANTKKINHFMENNGLIYVSCNFGIVQFNLKTSQFGDTYFIGDNGAEISVKQTTMFNGFIFAATSSGMRKADITNANLVDYSQWSIVNGGDWSSVEALDSELIAINSAGYIHRFNSNTFVGFLQLPQAAVDTRAKNHNLFVTTANTVYVYNNQMVLSRQIANSQVLDNTLNFSCATAVGNQIFIGTKEKGLFTSTLNNATAFENSTPSGPVRNDIFSIDAGSNVLWAVYGDYDAVYNPYPLDSYGISRFNASGWLNLPYSDVYDAKSITRIYINPNNEKQVYASSFFSGLLKIESDIPTHLYNEENSGLESLKTASPDYVDVRINATAFDKSGNLWVTNSRINNGLKVLKTNGQWGSYSMTSISDDVGEDNYSSIVVDRNNVKWIGTYKNGVVGFNEATNTFKKMTFGTDAGNLPIADVRAIALDAKNQLWIGTTKGLRVLSNISSFQTDSQLKANSIIITEDDLAQELLYEQFVTSIAVDGANNKWIGTADSGIFMVSPNGQETKYHFTINNSPLPSNYINDVKINAKTGEVFIATDKGLVSFGGIATGANDDLSNVYVYPNPVRPTYSGTVKVAGLIDKANVKITDIEGNLVYEVTSSGGTIEWDTTAFGKYKVASGVYMVFISAEDGGETKVKKVMIIR, encoded by the coding sequence ATGAAAAAAGTATTTTTCTGCGGTTTGTTTTTACTTCTAATTCAGTTTTGCGGAGCGCAGAGCAAATTGTCTTGGCAGGGATATTTTTCATTTAATGAAATAAAAGACATTTCAGAATCTGCAACAACTGTTTTTGCGGCCTCCGAAAATGCATTATTTTCAAAAAATTCAGCAACAAATGTCCTTAAAACAACAACTACCGTTGACGGACTTTCGGGCCAGACCATTTCGGCAGTTTATTACAGCGAAGCATCAAAAAAAACAATTATCGGTTATGAAAATGGTTTGATGATATTGATTAATGAAGTCGACGGGAGTATTCTAAAGGTTGTGGATATAATTAATAAGCAATTGCCAGCAAATACTAAAAAGATCAATCATTTTATGGAAAATAATGGATTGATATATGTCTCTTGCAATTTTGGAATTGTTCAATTTAATCTTAAAACGTCTCAATTTGGCGACACGTATTTTATTGGCGATAATGGAGCAGAAATAAGCGTAAAGCAAACCACAATGTTTAACGGATTTATTTTTGCAGCAACATCAAGCGGTATGAGAAAAGCAGACATTACAAATGCTAATCTTGTAGATTATAGCCAATGGTCAATAGTAAATGGTGGAGATTGGTCAAGTGTAGAGGCTTTGGATTCAGAACTTATTGCAATAAATAGTGCGGGGTATATTCATAGGTTTAACTCCAATACTTTTGTGGGCTTTTTACAATTGCCTCAAGCAGCTGTTGATACACGAGCGAAAAATCATAATTTATTTGTCACAACTGCCAATACCGTATATGTTTATAATAATCAAATGGTGTTGAGTCGACAAATTGCAAATTCTCAAGTTTTAGATAATACCCTGAATTTTAGTTGTGCAACTGCAGTTGGAAATCAGATTTTTATTGGAACAAAAGAAAAAGGATTGTTTACCTCTACTTTAAATAATGCCACAGCTTTCGAAAACAGTACACCTAGCGGTCCAGTGCGTAATGATATTTTTTCTATAGATGCTGGTTCAAATGTTTTGTGGGCAGTTTATGGAGATTATGATGCTGTTTATAATCCATACCCTTTGGATAGCTACGGGATTAGTCGATTTAATGCTTCAGGATGGTTAAATCTTCCATATTCTGATGTTTATGATGCAAAATCAATAACGAGAATCTATATAAATCCTAATAACGAAAAACAGGTTTATGCGAGTTCTTTTTTCTCTGGATTATTGAAAATTGAAAGCGATATTCCAACTCATTTATATAACGAAGAGAATAGTGGTTTAGAATCACTTAAAACAGCTTCGCCAGATTATGTAGATGTCCGAATCAATGCAACGGCTTTTGATAAATCTGGAAATCTTTGGGTGACCAACAGCCGAATCAATAATGGATTGAAAGTTTTAAAAACAAATGGGCAATGGGGTAGTTATTCGATGACTTCTATATCAGACGATGTGGGGGAAGATAATTATTCAAGTATAGTGGTAGATCGCAATAATGTAAAATGGATTGGAACTTATAAAAATGGAGTTGTAGGGTTTAATGAAGCTACAAATACCTTTAAAAAAATGACTTTTGGAACCGATGCTGGAAATCTGCCCATTGCCGATGTTAGAGCAATAGCTTTAGATGCAAAAAATCAGCTTTGGATAGGAACAACAAAAGGTTTGAGAGTTCTCTCTAATATTTCTAGTTTTCAAACAGATAGTCAGTTAAAAGCAAATTCGATTATTATAACCGAAGACGATTTGGCTCAAGAGCTATTATATGAACAGTTTGTAACTTCGATAGCAGTAGACGGCGCCAATAATAAATGGATTGGAACGGCAGATTCTGGAATATTTATGGTTTCGCCAAATGGTCAGGAGACAAAATATCATTTTACAATAAACAATTCGCCATTGCCAAGTAATTATATTAATGATGTTAAGATAAATGCTAAAACGGGAGAGGTCTTTATTGCAACCGACAAAGGATTGGTTTCGTTTGGTGGAATTGCAACAGGGGCAAATGACGATTTAAGCAATGTGTATGTTTATCCAAATCCAGTGCGTCCAACTTATTCGGGAACAGTTAAAGTGGCCGGATTAATTGATAAGGCAAATGTAAAAATAACAGATATAGAAGGGAATTTAGTTTACGAAGTTACCTCTTCTGGAGGAACAATCGAATGGGACACCACTGCTTTTGGCAAATATAAAGTAGCATCTGGTGTTTACATGGTTTTTATCTCTGCAGAAGATGGAGGAGAAACTAAAGTTAAGAAAGTAATGATTATACGATAA
- the gdhA gene encoding NADP-specific glutamate dehydrogenase: protein MEQKINEFMALVESKNPNEPEFLQAVREFAETVIPFISERKKYDGKNILLRIAEPERSIIFRVPWVDDKGEIIVNRGFRIQMNSAIGPYKGGIRFHHSVNLSVLKFLAFEQVFKNSLTTLPMGGGKGGSDFDPEGKSDAEIMRFCQSFMTELCRHIGPDLDVPAGDIGVGAREIGYLFGQYKRIRNEFTGVLTGKGLAYGGSLIRPEATGYGVVYFTDQMLRTIGHEIKGKRVAISGFGNVAWGVALKVNELGGKVVTISGPDGYIYDEEGISGEKIEHMVEMRATGDNRAERYLEKYPNAIFHKGKSPWEVKVDIAIPCATQNELNGDDAKKLIDNGVLCVTEAANMPSTLDAIKLFLDSKVLFAPGKAANAGGVAASGLEMTQNSIRLNWTSEEVDLRLKEIMIGIHNQCKKYGAEEDGYVNYVKGANIAGFVKVADAMLAQGVV from the coding sequence ATGGAACAAAAAATAAATGAATTTATGGCTCTTGTTGAGTCAAAAAATCCAAACGAGCCAGAATTTCTTCAAGCAGTTAGAGAATTCGCAGAAACTGTAATTCCGTTTATATCTGAGCGTAAAAAATATGACGGAAAGAATATCCTTTTAAGAATCGCTGAACCAGAAAGATCAATAATATTTAGAGTTCCGTGGGTAGATGATAAAGGCGAAATTATTGTAAATAGAGGTTTCAGAATTCAAATGAATTCTGCAATTGGACCTTACAAAGGAGGAATTAGATTTCATCACTCAGTAAACTTATCAGTTTTAAAATTCTTGGCATTTGAACAAGTATTTAAAAACAGTTTGACAACACTTCCGATGGGAGGTGGAAAAGGAGGTTCTGATTTTGACCCAGAAGGAAAATCTGATGCTGAAATTATGCGTTTCTGCCAGTCATTCATGACAGAATTATGTCGCCATATTGGTCCAGATCTTGACGTTCCAGCTGGGGATATTGGTGTTGGTGCACGTGAAATCGGTTACTTATTTGGTCAATATAAAAGAATTAGAAATGAATTTACAGGAGTTTTAACTGGAAAAGGTTTGGCTTATGGAGGTTCATTAATCAGACCAGAAGCTACAGGATACGGAGTAGTTTATTTTACAGATCAAATGCTTCGCACAATTGGTCATGAAATTAAAGGAAAAAGAGTTGCTATTTCTGGATTCGGAAATGTGGCTTGGGGTGTTGCTTTAAAAGTAAATGAACTAGGAGGTAAAGTAGTTACTATTTCTGGACCTGATGGTTATATTTATGATGAAGAAGGTATCTCTGGAGAAAAAATCGAACATATGGTTGAAATGAGAGCTACTGGAGATAATAGAGCAGAGAGATATCTAGAGAAATATCCAAATGCTATTTTCCACAAAGGAAAAAGCCCTTGGGAAGTAAAAGTAGATATTGCTATTCCATGTGCTACTCAAAATGAATTAAATGGTGATGATGCTAAGAAATTGATAGATAATGGCGTTTTATGTGTTACAGAAGCTGCCAATATGCCTTCTACTTTAGATGCTATTAAACTTTTCCTAGATAGTAAAGTGTTATTCGCGCCAGGAAAAGCTGCAAATGCTGGAGGTGTTGCTGCTTCAGGATTAGAAATGACTCAGAACTCAATTCGTTTAAACTGGACTAGTGAAGAGGTAGACTTGAGATTGAAAGAAATCATGATCGGAATTCATAACCAGTGTAAAAAATACGGTGCAGAAGAAGATGGATATGTTAACTATGTAAAAGGAGCTAATATTGCCGGATTTGTAAAAGTTGCCGATGCTATGCTTGCACAAGGTGTGGTTTAA
- a CDS encoding THC0290_0291 family protein yields MPKHLFITLFALLGISTAVSAQGLAQEIGIYAGPVTLQSDFGERNNFDNNVGNTGFGIGIMHFINFSANNNRENYFTEHFKVRSDLSYSKTTLKHHGQWVDYKPNGVFATQLRNMHASSSIVSLGAQMEFSPFMKIHDFENTVGSFSPYGALGFQVSYYSAKVGSHLGDITLPANTPGKYLTPSDGRAHGFSTETGIALAATATVGVHYKLTEMSDLMFETRFHMYSSDWIDGLNPNKDIYKENKSNDWQVWFNFGYIYYLEF; encoded by the coding sequence ATGCCTAAGCACCTATTTATCACATTATTTGCCTTATTGGGCATCTCAACTGCTGTATCAGCACAAGGATTAGCCCAAGAGATCGGAATCTATGCAGGACCAGTAACTTTACAGTCCGATTTTGGAGAAAGAAACAACTTTGATAATAATGTCGGAAACACAGGTTTTGGCATTGGAATCATGCACTTTATAAACTTTTCTGCCAATAACAATAGAGAAAACTATTTTACAGAACATTTTAAAGTAAGATCTGATCTGTCTTATAGCAAAACTACTTTAAAACACCATGGCCAATGGGTTGATTACAAACCTAACGGAGTATTTGCAACACAACTAAGAAATATGCATGCAAGTTCTAGTATAGTAAGCTTGGGAGCACAGATGGAATTTTCTCCTTTTATGAAAATCCACGATTTCGAAAATACAGTTGGTAGCTTCAGTCCGTATGGAGCTTTAGGGTTTCAGGTGAGCTACTATTCAGCAAAAGTTGGATCACATTTAGGAGACATTACACTTCCTGCTAATACTCCGGGGAAATACTTAACTCCATCTGACGGACGCGCACATGGATTTTCTACTGAAACGGGTATAGCCTTAGCGGCAACAGCGACGGTAGGTGTACATTATAAACTGACTGAAATGAGTGATTTAATGTTTGAAACTCGTTTTCATATGTACAGCTCAGACTGGATTGACGGATTAAACCCAAATAAAGATATTTACAAAGAAAACAAATCTAACGATTGGCAGGTTTGGTTTAACTTTGGATACATCTACTATTTAGAATTCTAA